The following coding sequences are from one Rhipicephalus microplus isolate Deutch F79 chromosome 3, USDA_Rmic, whole genome shotgun sequence window:
- the LOC119181433 gene encoding glutamate receptor ionotropic, kainate glr-3-like isoform X2, producing the protein MIDYIIQSMGIKYQLVQPLDNEWGELRPNGAWTGMMGQLQRGEADLALGPFVLTEKEATVANPSPAYTDEDMVILSGVEKEHKSNVYGYIRAFDLQVWMVLLCFLLVAAGIAVAAEILLPDTRLSFRQRRQRVARIFWVYVASMFLESSTFHFASHSQRVLFGSWFLMLVILMNTFVGYMESALMLKEETDRLDTIEQLALNPKVRPMVFEAAGFLKIIEEAEGYAFEKVLATIKEFSEGQAEEEVHGEELFTPPYLLMVLQKEAAILMERISLLARVSQHCYDVELRGQGLFHLGRERILQIKMVFYVRKDLDQKLQDEIFRRVRWIMDTGLNLYWHEDLVPDPGPCWTRFHPDHLHDYQPLNFRDFAAIFYMLIVSQGCAWFGFVLEVLLYKWCCLKTRDDLNHDTLIN; encoded by the exons ATGATCGACTACATCATCCAGTCCATGGGCATCAA GTATCAACTGGTACAGCCTCTGGACAATGAGTGGGGAGAGCTGCGACCGAACGGCGCCTGGACAGGCATGATGGGCCAGCTGCAGCGAGGG GAGGCGGACCTGGCGCTGGGTCCGTTCGTGCTGACCGAGAAGGAGGCGACCGTGGCCAACCCGTCACCGGCGTACACCGACGAGGACATGGTCATACTGAGCGGCGTCGAGAAGGAGCACAAGTCCAACGTGTACGGCTACATCCGCGCCTTCGACCTCCAGGTGTGGATGGTGCTCCTCTGCTTCCTCCTTGTGGCCGCAGGCATCGCCGTCGCGGCAGAGATACTG CTTCCGGACACGCGGCTGTCATTCCGTCAGCGGCGTCAGCGGGTGGCCCGAATATTCTGGGTCTACGTGGCGTCCATGTTCCTGGAGAGCTCGACGTTCCACTTCGCAAGCCACTCGCAGCGGGTGCTGTTTGGAAGCTGGTTCCTGATGCTCGTCATCCTCATGAACACCTTCGTCGGCTACATGGAGTCGGCGCTCATGCTCAAGGAAGAGACAGACCGCCTGGACACCATCGAGCAGCTAGCGCTCAACCCGAAGGTCCGGCCCATGGTCTTCGAGGCAGCCGGATTTCTCAAGATTATTGAG GAGGCAGAAGGCTACGCGTTCGAGAAAGTGCTGGCCACAATCAAGGAGTTCAGCGAGGGCCAAGCCGAGGAAGAGGTGCACGGAGAGGAGCTGTTCACACCCCCGTACCTGCTCATGGTGCTCCAGAAAGAAGCGGCGATTCTGATGGAAAGAATATCGCTGTTGGCCAGGGTGTCGCAACACTGCTACGACGTCGAGCTCAGAGGCCAGGGACTGTTTCACCTGGGCAGAGAGCGGATACTGCAGATCAAGATGGTCTTCTACGTCCGCAAGGACTTGGACCAGAAGCTGCAG GACGAAATTTTCCGCCGAGTCCGCTGGATAATGGACACCGGCCTGAACCTGTACTGGCACGAGGACCTGGTGCCCGATCCGGGACCATGCTGGACGCGCTTCCATCCGGACCACCTGCACGACTACCAGCCACTAAACTTCAGGGACTTCGCGGCCATCTTCTACATGCTGATCGTGTCCCAGGGCTGCGCCTGGTTCGGCTTCGTCCTGGAAGTGTTGCTCTACAAGTGGTGCTGTCTCAAGACTCGCGACGACTTGAATCACGACACATTGATCAACTAG
- the LOC119181433 gene encoding putative glutamate receptor isoform X1: MTRRRHIQRRKWHASSKPSDFMRRYQLVQPLDNEWGELRPNGAWTGMMGQLQRGEADLALGPFVLTEKEATVANPSPAYTDEDMVILSGVEKEHKSNVYGYIRAFDLQVWMVLLCFLLVAAGIAVAAEILLPDTRLSFRQRRQRVARIFWVYVASMFLESSTFHFASHSQRVLFGSWFLMLVILMNTFVGYMESALMLKEETDRLDTIEQLALNPKVRPMVFEAAGFLKIIEEAEGYAFEKVLATIKEFSEGQAEEEVHGEELFTPPYLLMVLQKEAAILMERISLLARVSQHCYDVELRGQGLFHLGRERILQIKMVFYVRKDLDQKLQDEIFRRVRWIMDTGLNLYWHEDLVPDPGPCWTRFHPDHLHDYQPLNFRDFAAIFYMLIVSQGCAWFGFVLEVLLYKWCCLKTRDDLNHDTLIN, from the exons ATGACGCGTCGCCGACACATCCAACGACGAAAGTGGCATGCGTCATCGAAGCCCTCCGACTTCATGCGCAGGTATCAACTGGTACAGCCTCTGGACAATGAGTGGGGAGAGCTGCGACCGAACGGCGCCTGGACAGGCATGATGGGCCAGCTGCAGCGAGGG GAGGCGGACCTGGCGCTGGGTCCGTTCGTGCTGACCGAGAAGGAGGCGACCGTGGCCAACCCGTCACCGGCGTACACCGACGAGGACATGGTCATACTGAGCGGCGTCGAGAAGGAGCACAAGTCCAACGTGTACGGCTACATCCGCGCCTTCGACCTCCAGGTGTGGATGGTGCTCCTCTGCTTCCTCCTTGTGGCCGCAGGCATCGCCGTCGCGGCAGAGATACTG CTTCCGGACACGCGGCTGTCATTCCGTCAGCGGCGTCAGCGGGTGGCCCGAATATTCTGGGTCTACGTGGCGTCCATGTTCCTGGAGAGCTCGACGTTCCACTTCGCAAGCCACTCGCAGCGGGTGCTGTTTGGAAGCTGGTTCCTGATGCTCGTCATCCTCATGAACACCTTCGTCGGCTACATGGAGTCGGCGCTCATGCTCAAGGAAGAGACAGACCGCCTGGACACCATCGAGCAGCTAGCGCTCAACCCGAAGGTCCGGCCCATGGTCTTCGAGGCAGCCGGATTTCTCAAGATTATTGAG GAGGCAGAAGGCTACGCGTTCGAGAAAGTGCTGGCCACAATCAAGGAGTTCAGCGAGGGCCAAGCCGAGGAAGAGGTGCACGGAGAGGAGCTGTTCACACCCCCGTACCTGCTCATGGTGCTCCAGAAAGAAGCGGCGATTCTGATGGAAAGAATATCGCTGTTGGCCAGGGTGTCGCAACACTGCTACGACGTCGAGCTCAGAGGCCAGGGACTGTTTCACCTGGGCAGAGAGCGGATACTGCAGATCAAGATGGTCTTCTACGTCCGCAAGGACTTGGACCAGAAGCTGCAG GACGAAATTTTCCGCCGAGTCCGCTGGATAATGGACACCGGCCTGAACCTGTACTGGCACGAGGACCTGGTGCCCGATCCGGGACCATGCTGGACGCGCTTCCATCCGGACCACCTGCACGACTACCAGCCACTAAACTTCAGGGACTTCGCGGCCATCTTCTACATGCTGATCGTGTCCCAGGGCTGCGCCTGGTTCGGCTTCGTCCTGGAAGTGTTGCTCTACAAGTGGTGCTGTCTCAAGACTCGCGACGACTTGAATCACGACACATTGATCAACTAG